A section of the Octopus bimaculoides isolate UCB-OBI-ISO-001 chromosome 17, ASM119413v2, whole genome shotgun sequence genome encodes:
- the LOC106872604 gene encoding GATA zinc finger domain-containing protein 1, which produces MPFGMKPVCSSCKSTSSTMWRKGSQGEILCNSCGVKSCNKDNPDGATGSTTNSTKNSTSHSSSAGPVLRKSSRIRPTKNRIQTTSKSLGTKGKSRRNIFKKTHPIKAPTAVSTIVSGDSVFYNGLYYQVGDIVSLLDDDGQSVYYAQLRGLLQDQYNEKSAVISWLLPTQSSPKNRFDPSTYILGPEEDLPRKLEFMEFVCHAPSDYYKCFKQPYPCRTNTPELSYVWSPFQPCIRIVPSKDEIFDTKHCPKKTEKLKPDKKDKHTDKEKETH; this is translated from the exons ATGCCATTCGGAATGAAGCCTGTGTGTTCTTCTTGTAAGTCGACGTCTTCGACAATGTGGCGCAAAGGAAGCCAAGGAGAAATCCTTTGTAATTCTTGTGGTGTCAAGTCCTGCAACAAAGACAACCCAGACGGTGCCACTGGCAGCACAACCAATTCTACTAAAAACTCTACTTCTCATTCGTCATCTGCAGGACCAGTTCTTAGAAAAAGTTCCCGTATTCGTCCGACCAAAAATCGGATACAGACAACATCGAAATCGCTGGGGACCAAAGGCAAAAGTCGCcgaaatatttttaagaaaacg CATCCGATCAAAGCACCAACAGCTGTATCCACCATTGTGTCAGGGGACAGTGTTTTCTACAAT GGTTTGTACTATCAGGTCGGTGATATAGTTTCCCTCCTTGATGACGATGGACAGTCTGTATACTATGCACAATTACGAGGTTTGTTACAAGATCAATATAATGAAAAGAGTGCAGTTATTTCCTGGCTGCTTCCTACACAGTCAAGCCCCAAAAATCGCTTTGATCCCAGCACATATATCTTAG GACCAGAAGAAGATTTGCCACGCAAGTTGGAGTTTATGGAATTTGTGTGCCATGCCCCATCTGACTATTACAAGTGCTTCAAACAGCCATACCCTTGCAGGACAAACACACCTGAACTCAGCTACGTCTGGAGCCCTTTCCAGCCTTGCATTCGCATTGTGCCATCTAAAGATGAGATATTCGACACTAAACACTGTCCCAAAAAGACCGAGAAGTTGAAACCAgataaaaaagacaaacacacagacaaagagaaagaaactcaTTAG
- the LOC106872606 gene encoding probable mitochondrial glutathione transporter SLC25A40 translates to MMVMQQAGDSGMTSKITAVQQMFSSCSGALVTSITMTPLDVVKIRLQSQRQPLNRGQQFIYCNGLMEHMCTCTNGTNGKPLPWFSKPGHFSGTIDAFIKITRTEGLRSLWSGLPPTLVMAVPATVIYFTSYEQLKSFLKHKPWDHNDLWKPMVAGMVARVWAATVISPLELVRTQLQSSNFSYSMIGGFIKNEVSQRGLASLWRGLGPTLFRDVPFSGIYWFGYEAIKARILMKNMSTDIEFHETLISGATAGSIAAICTLPFDVIKTHRQITFGLHFPGCPETNMSSSTWSLIKQLYRSQGFQSLFAGLVPRLVKVAPACAIMISSYEYFKKKFLKRNERLSKNYKTS, encoded by the exons TGACACCACTAGATGTTGTAAAAATTCGGTTACAGAGTCAAAGACAACCCTTGAACCGAGGGCAACAATTCATATACTGCAACGGACTCATGGAGCACATGTGTACGTGTACCAATGGAACTAATGGTAAACCACTGCCATGGTTCTCCAAACCAGGACATTTTTCTGGAACAATA GATGCCTTCATCAAAATAACACGTACAGAAGGACTCCGTTCTCTATGGAGTGGTCTTCCCCCAACTCT AGTGATGGCTGTACCTGCTACAGTTATATACTTCACATCTTATGAACAGCTAAAGTCATTTTTAAAACACAAACCCTGGGACCATAATGATCTCTGGAAACCTATGGTTGCTGGAATGGTTGCCAGAG TTTGGGCTGCAACTGTGATAAGTCCTTTGGAACTAGTACGAACCCAACTCCAGTCTTCGAATTTCAGTTATTCTATGATTGGAGGGTTTATCAAAAATGAAGTTTCTCAAAGAGGTCTTGCATCCTTATGGCGAGGTCTAGGGCCCACATTATTCAGAGATGTTCCTTTTTCAG GTATATACTGGTTTGGTTATGAAGCAATCAAGGCAAGAATTCTGATGAAAAATATGTCCACTGATATTGAATTTCACGAAACTTTAATATCAGGAGCCACTGCTGGCTCT attgcTGCTATCTGTACGCTGCCATTTGATGTCATCAAAACACATCGGCAAATCACTTTTGGTCTACACTTTCCTGGAT GTCCTGAAACTAATATGTCTTCATCTACATGGTCTTTGATAAAACAGCTTTACAGGAGTCAAGGATTTCAGTCATTATTTGCAG gATTGGTGCCACGCCTTGTGAAAGTTGCTCCTGCTTGTGCAATAATGATTAGTTCTTATGAGTATTTCAAGAAAAAATTTCTTAAGCGGAATGAAAGATTGTCTAAAAACTACAAAACTTCCTGA